A genome region from Triticum aestivum cultivar Chinese Spring chromosome 2B, IWGSC CS RefSeq v2.1, whole genome shotgun sequence includes the following:
- the LOC123046994 gene encoding uncharacterized protein, giving the protein MGKGDREKEAKRRRRGRSSKRSRNATPSSDSDSSPSPDSSPSRSPGPRSRSSSKPEKSSSSRRRRHHHKSSGRSRSSRDDDRHRHRRRRRDERARHSSDGSDMSGSGSDDSGWIEEAQEIVRGILSEFPAITSELRQLLQMIDSGEGIDISGISDKPLVKRLKKLFRSLKLKESANGAYLLAAKGVPTLDVVGPVLAASAKHGNDPNETVARNRQQVPLPNFDVQNKDDIPPEDGGEVDREEDTPIKRVIGPAMPSRELLAAAAEMTEALRCRDAELEADDGFLIGPPPPAMVAEAASANEAERFEEVTRILGADADALYDVLGINWKMSSDNIKKRYWKLSLLVHPDKCPHPSAQEAFVKLNNAFKDLQDPQKRGAIDEKIQKKEEMEQFEVELKAMREAAEWRRLQGISLEGDEELLAVPKQPEAPPTRDEWMTTLPPERKAGVPMHSTTAFSMNGKEGRGDTSAWTDSPLDRAQKAQQNYLEAYNKAKAIADGHEEQGKSANASLVDKYNSSKRSVSLVQKHRENKKEKKKQKQQRGKEEWEENHPWKPWDREKDLTAGRQNVALDPENTAQGLSSRFSSGAVQRNFL; this is encoded by the exons ATGGGAAAGGGTGACAGGGAGAAGGAAGCGAAGCGCCGACGACGCGGCCGCAGCAGCAAGAGATCGCGCAATGCCACACCCTCTTCGGACTCTGATTCTTCCCCTTCGCCGGACTCCTCTCCTAGCCGCAGCCCCGGACCCCGGAGTCGCAGTAGCAGCAAACCTGAAAAGTCGTCCTCatctcgtcgccgccgccatcaccaCAAGAGCAGTGGCCGCTCACGCAGTTCCCGTGACGATGATAGACATCGTCACAGGCGGAGGCGCCGGGATGAGCGTGCCCGTCACAGCAGCGATGGCAGCGACATGTCGGGATCAGGCTCAGATGATTCAGGATGGATCGAGGAGGCGCAGGAAATCGTCCGTGGCATTCTCAGTGAATTCCCTGCCATCACCAGCGAGCTTCGTCAG CTTCTCCAAATGATAGATAGTGGTGAAGGCATTGATATTTCTGGAATTTCTGACAAGCCATTGGTGAAGCGTTTGAAGAAACTTTTCAGATCCCTCAAATTGAAAGAAAGTGCAAATGGAGCTTACTTGCTTGCAGCAAAAGGTGTTCCTACCCTTGATGTTGTTGGACCAGTATTAGCAGCAAGTGCCAAACATGGAAATGATCCAAATGAAACTGTGGCACGAAATAGACAACAAGTACCGTTGCCTAACTTTGACGTACAAAATAAAGATGACATCCCTCCTGAAGATGGAGGAGAAGTTGACCGGGAAGAGGACACCCCTATAAAGAG GGTAATTGGTCCTGCAATGCCATCACGTGAATTACTAGCTGCAGCAGCCGAAATGACAGAGGCTCTTAGGTGCCG GGATGCTGAATTGGAAGCTGATGATGGATTTCTTATAGGTCCTCCACCACCAGCCATGGTCGCTGAAGCTGCATCTGCAAATGAAGCCGAGCGATTTGAAGAG GTTACTCGAATATTGGGTGCTGATGCAGACGCCCTCTATGATGTTCTGGGCATAAATTGGAAGATGTCGTCTGATAACATCAAGAAAAG GTATTGGAAGCTATCTCTTTTAGTGCATCCGGACAAGTGCCCTCATCCTTCAGCACAGGAGGCTTTTGTGAAATTGAACAATGCTTTTAAAGACTTGCAAGACCCTCAAAAG AGAGGCGCAATAGATGAGAAGATACAAAAGAAAGAAGAGATGGAACAATTCGAG gtTGAGCTTAAAGCAATGCGCGAGGCTGCAGAATGGAGACGATTACAAG GTATATCTCTTGAAGGCGATGAAGAACTTTTGGCAGTTCCGAAACAGCCAGAGGCACCGCCTACACGAGACGAATGGATGACTACATTGCCACCTGAAAGAAAA GCTGGAGTACCAATGCATTCAACTACGGCATTTAGCATGAATGGCAAAGAAGGACGTGGTGACACAAGTGCATGGACAGATAGTCCACTTGATAGAGCCCAGAAAGCACAGCAAAA CTACTTAGAAGCCTACAACAAAGCGAAGGCAATTGCAGATGGACATGAAGAGCAGGGCAAAAGCGCAAATGCTTCTCTTGTGGATAAATACAACTCCTCCAAGCGGTCGGTATCTCTTGTGCAGAAGCACCGAGAGaacaaaaaggagaaaaaaaagcaGAAGCAACAACGAGGGAAGGAAGAATGGGAGGAGAACCACCCATGGAAGCCGTGGGACCGTGAGAAAGACTTGACCGCTGGGCGGCAAAATGTGGCTTTGGATCCAGAGAACACGGCACAAGGATTGTCGTCCCGTTTCTCATCTGGAGCTGTGCAGAGGAACTTCCTGTGA